The following are encoded together in the Zingiber officinale cultivar Zhangliang chromosome 8A, Zo_v1.1, whole genome shotgun sequence genome:
- the LOC122008311 gene encoding uncharacterized protein LOC122008311, whose product MWNWKIYISFLIVLLPVVSAQIDNGNPANQIVNLINKNRTATKLPELSNSAGLGCMALQLLLKCTKNCTGNNTLDCRPPEVDITEVYAPNCGVELPTVESISGHIFGCYWDRQVDPEQAFTGVLVPNNRSLSLLQSKEHNEIGVGYVGEDRQGPFLWCILFSNGSYSSSFVLEGGKGIEQRTGCFSGANVTCSAGEVLMVQSNILVVVVLISCLVLQLVVVV is encoded by the exons ATGTGGAACTGGAAGATCTACATTTCGTTTCTCATAGTTCTTCTGCCCGTTGTCTCAGCCCAAATTGACAATG GAAATCCTGCAAACCAAATTGTGAACTTGATAAACAAGAATAGAACAGCCACCAAGTTGCCAGAACTCTCGAACAGCGCAGGACTAGGCTGCATGGCCTTGCAGCTGTTACTGAAATGCACCAAAAATTGCACCGGAAACAACACGCTCGACTGCCGCCCTCCCGAAGTCGACATCACTGAGGTCTATGCGCCCAACTGTGGGGTAGAGTTGCCGACCGTGGAGTCCATCTCCGGCCACATCTTCGGCTGCTACTGGGACCGCCAAGTAGACCCAGAGCAAGCCTTCACGGGTGTTCTAGTCCCAAACAACAGATCACTCTCTCTTCTGCAAAGCAAAGAGCACAATGAGATCGGAGTTGGCTATGTCGGAGAGGACCGCCAGGGGCCGTTCCTCTGGTGCATCTTGTTTAGCAATGGGAGCTACAGCTCCAGCTTTGTTCTTGAGGGTGGAAAAGGGATTGAGCAGAGGACTGGCTGCTTCAGTGGGGCAAATGTTACATGCAGTGCAGGGGAGGTGCTAATGGTGCAATCGAACATTCTGGTGGTGGTGGTGTTGATATCTTGCTTAGTTCTTCAACTGGTGGTAGTAGTTTGA